One window from the genome of Streptomyces sp. WZ-12 encodes:
- a CDS encoding ATP-binding protein, with the protein MAGLDGTEQPRPRSGTAAARWGIPGTEGQPPPAPVGPVPAGLDLVGDPTLGEVRLPSRPQSARIARRLTAAILLTQWSLTPQLAEHSVLLVSELVGNAVRHTGARTFGLRILRRRGWIRVEVRDPSRGLPCLMPVQAMDVSGRGLFLVDKLSDRWGVDLLPRGKTTWFEIRVTDR; encoded by the coding sequence ATGGCGGGCCTGGATGGAACGGAGCAGCCGCGGCCGCGGAGCGGAACGGCCGCCGCACGCTGGGGGATTCCCGGCACGGAGGGGCAGCCGCCCCCGGCCCCGGTCGGACCGGTGCCCGCCGGGCTCGACCTGGTCGGCGACCCGACCCTGGGCGAGGTCAGGCTCCCCTCGCGCCCCCAGTCCGCCCGCATCGCGCGCCGGTTGACCGCCGCCATCCTCCTCACGCAGTGGTCCCTGACGCCCCAACTCGCCGAGCACTCCGTGCTGCTGGTCTCGGAGCTGGTGGGCAACGCCGTGCGGCACACCGGCGCCCGGACGTTCGGGCTGCGGATACTGCGCCGCCGTGGCTGGATCCGGGTGGAGGTGCGCGACCCCTCGCGCGGGCTGCCCTGCCTGATGCCGGTGCAGGCGATGGACGTCAGCGGGCGCGGGCTCTTCCTCGTCGACAAGCTCTCGGACCGCTGGGGCGTGGACCTGCTGCCGCGCGGCAAGACGACCTGGTTCGAGATCCGGGTCACCGACCGCTGA
- a CDS encoding L,D-transpeptidase translates to MNVQPMPGEPVRRSPARRAGGPLVLLLAPMLLLVSACGGDADGAPSGRSTAGTASQAAVVIAPGDGAREVATSGALKVTAQQGKLRSVKVTDAKGNEVDGEISGGGALWRPSTHLGASTRYTVEAVAVDRRGRQAAEHASFTTLVPKNTFIGEYSPENGQRVGVGMPVSIRFSRGITHPRAVERAVTVTARPAVPIVGHWFGNDRLDFRPEKYWAPGTKVTLRLDLNGVEGRPGVYGTQTKQVSFTVGRSQVSTVDARTKQMTVVRDGKTLKTVPITAGAPGTETYNGQMVISEKSLVTRMNGQTVGYGGEYDIKDVPHAMRLSASGTFIHGNYWSGRATFGTRNASHGCVGLYDRRGGGDPDTPAAWFYRNSLIGDLVIVRNSHDRTVQPDNGFGDWNLSWAKWRAG, encoded by the coding sequence GTGAACGTCCAACCGATGCCGGGGGAGCCGGTGCGCCGGTCGCCGGCGCGCCGCGCGGGCGGTCCGCTCGTGCTACTGCTCGCTCCCATGCTGTTGTTGGTCTCCGCCTGCGGCGGCGACGCGGACGGCGCGCCGAGCGGGCGGTCGACGGCGGGGACCGCCTCACAGGCCGCCGTGGTGATAGCGCCCGGGGACGGCGCCCGGGAGGTGGCCACCAGCGGCGCCCTGAAGGTCACCGCCCAGCAGGGGAAGCTGCGTTCGGTGAAGGTCACCGACGCCAAGGGTAACGAGGTCGACGGCGAGATATCCGGCGGCGGCGCCCTGTGGCGGCCCAGCACCCACCTCGGCGCCTCGACGCGGTACACCGTCGAAGCGGTGGCGGTGGACCGCCGGGGCCGACAGGCCGCCGAGCACGCCTCGTTCACCACCCTCGTCCCGAAGAACACCTTCATCGGCGAGTACAGCCCCGAGAACGGCCAACGGGTCGGCGTCGGGATGCCGGTCTCGATCCGTTTCAGCCGCGGCATCACCCACCCCCGGGCCGTCGAGCGGGCCGTCACGGTCACCGCCCGGCCCGCCGTCCCGATCGTCGGCCACTGGTTCGGCAACGACCGCCTCGACTTCCGCCCTGAGAAGTACTGGGCGCCCGGCACCAAGGTCACCCTCCGCCTCGACCTCAACGGCGTCGAGGGCCGCCCCGGCGTCTACGGCACCCAGACCAAGCAGGTCTCGTTCACCGTCGGCCGCAGCCAGGTCAGCACCGTCGACGCCCGGACCAAGCAGATGACGGTGGTGCGCGACGGCAAGACCCTCAAGACCGTGCCGATCACCGCGGGCGCCCCCGGCACCGAGACCTACAACGGCCAGATGGTGATCAGCGAGAAGAGCCTGGTGACCCGGATGAACGGCCAGACCGTCGGCTACGGCGGCGAGTACGACATCAAGGACGTCCCGCACGCGATGCGGCTGAGCGCCTCCGGCACCTTCATCCACGGCAACTACTGGTCCGGCCGGGCCACGTTCGGCACCCGCAACGCCAGCCACGGCTGCGTCGGCCTCTACGACCGGCGCGGCGGCGGCGACCCCGACACCCCCGCGGCCTGGTTCTACCGCAACTCCCTCATCGGCGACCTCGTCATCGTCAGGAACTCGCACGACCGCACCGTCCAGCCCGACAACGGCTTCGGCGACTGGAACCTCTCCTGGGCCAAGTGGCGGGCCGGGTAA
- the nadE gene encoding ammonia-dependent NAD(+) synthetase: MTDPAAKALQQEIAQELRVTAEFDAAREIERRVSFLTAQLTSTGLRSLVLGISGGVDSTTTGRLCQLAVERARAEGHDATFFAMRLPYGVQADEKDAQRALDFIRADRLLTVDVRPASDAALASALDGGVAFRDAHQQDFVHGNIKARQRMIAQYAVAGAEAGLVVGTDHAAEAVSGFFTKFGDGAADVVPLTGLTKRRVRAVARALGAPAELVEKVPTADLETLDPGKPDEDALGVSYDQIDDFLEGEPVEEAAFEAIVRRYRLTAHKRALPIAP; the protein is encoded by the coding sequence GTGACGGACCCGGCGGCCAAGGCCCTGCAGCAGGAGATAGCCCAGGAACTCCGGGTGACCGCGGAGTTCGACGCCGCCCGGGAGATCGAGCGCCGGGTGTCCTTCCTCACAGCGCAGCTCACCTCCACGGGGCTGCGCTCCCTGGTGCTGGGGATCAGCGGCGGGGTCGACTCCACCACCACGGGTCGGCTCTGCCAGCTCGCCGTGGAGCGGGCCCGCGCCGAGGGGCACGACGCGACGTTCTTCGCGATGCGGCTGCCCTACGGGGTGCAGGCGGACGAGAAGGACGCCCAACGGGCGCTGGACTTCATCCGCGCCGACCGCCTGCTGACCGTCGACGTCCGGCCGGCCAGCGATGCCGCGCTGGCCTCCGCGCTGGACGGCGGCGTCGCCTTCCGCGACGCCCACCAACAGGACTTCGTGCACGGCAACATCAAGGCCCGCCAGCGCATGATCGCCCAGTACGCGGTGGCGGGCGCGGAGGCCGGCCTGGTGGTGGGCACCGACCACGCCGCCGAGGCGGTCTCCGGCTTCTTCACCAAGTTCGGCGACGGCGCGGCCGACGTGGTCCCGCTGACCGGGCTGACCAAGCGCCGGGTGCGCGCCGTCGCCCGAGCCCTGGGCGCCCCCGCCGAACTGGTCGAGAAGGTCCCGACGGCCGACCTGGAGACCCTCGACCCGGGCAAGCCCGACGAGGACGCGCTGGGCGTCAGCTACGACCAGATCGACGACTTCCTGGAGGGCGAGCCGGTCGAGGAGGCCGCGTTCGAGGCGATCGTCCGGCGCTACCGCCTCACCGCCCACAAGCGGGCGCTGCCGATCGCTCCCTGA
- a CDS encoding enoyl-CoA hydratase/isomerase family protein → MTVHLEVADGVGTIRLDRPPMNALDIATQDRLRELAEEAGRRDDVRAVVLWGGEKVFAAGADIKEMQAMDHAAMIVRAKALQDAFTAVARIPKPVVAALTGYALGGGCELALCADFRIAAENAKLGQPEILLGLIPGAGGTQRLARLVGPSKAKDLIFTGRHVKADEALAIGLVDRVVPAEEVRAQAHAWAARLASGPALALRAAKESVDAGLETDIETGLTVERNWFAGLFATEDREIGMRSFVEDGPGKAKFL, encoded by the coding sequence ATGACTGTGCATCTTGAGGTCGCCGACGGCGTCGGCACCATCCGCCTGGACCGCCCGCCGATGAACGCCCTGGACATCGCCACCCAGGACCGGCTCCGCGAGCTCGCCGAGGAGGCCGGCCGCCGCGACGACGTCCGCGCGGTCGTCCTCTGGGGCGGCGAGAAGGTGTTCGCGGCCGGCGCGGACATCAAGGAAATGCAGGCCATGGACCACGCCGCGATGATCGTGCGGGCCAAGGCCCTACAGGACGCGTTCACCGCCGTGGCCCGGATCCCCAAGCCGGTGGTCGCCGCGCTCACCGGCTACGCCCTCGGCGGCGGCTGCGAGTTGGCGCTCTGCGCCGACTTCCGGATCGCCGCGGAGAACGCCAAGTTGGGCCAGCCCGAGATCCTGCTCGGCCTGATCCCGGGCGCCGGCGGCACCCAGCGGCTGGCCCGGCTGGTGGGCCCGTCGAAGGCCAAGGACCTGATCTTCACCGGCCGGCACGTCAAGGCCGACGAGGCGCTCGCCATCGGCCTGGTGGACCGGGTGGTGCCCGCCGAGGAGGTCCGCGCGCAGGCGCACGCGTGGGCGGCGCGGCTGGCGTCCGGTCCCGCGCTGGCGCTGCGGGCCGCCAAGGAATCCGTCGACGCCGGGCTGGAGACCGACATCGAGACCGGTCTGACGGTCGAACGCAACTGGTTCGCCGGGCTGTTCGCGACCGAGGACCGGGAGATCGGGATGCGCAGCTTCGTCGAGGACGGGCCGGGCAAAGCCAAGTTCCTCTGA
- a CDS encoding BlaI/MecI/CopY family transcriptional regulator yields MSETPPAQRRPAGELEASVLAALWAAGGPLTPAEVQGELDGRLARTTVTTILSRLHDKGAVSRTRAGRGFAYSPIHDSAGLTARRMRSELDKQDDRTTALARFVSELTTEDERLLRALLDEAEPGDAAADGAGPHGAADGHRPAPGATS; encoded by the coding sequence ATGTCGGAGACACCACCCGCGCAGCGCCGCCCCGCCGGCGAGCTGGAGGCGAGCGTGCTGGCGGCCCTCTGGGCGGCCGGCGGCCCGCTGACCCCGGCCGAGGTGCAGGGCGAGCTGGACGGCCGGCTGGCCCGGACGACCGTCACCACCATCCTCAGCCGGCTGCACGACAAGGGCGCGGTCTCCCGCACCCGGGCCGGCCGCGGCTTCGCCTACTCCCCGATACACGACTCCGCCGGGCTCACCGCCCGGCGGATGCGCAGCGAGCTCGACAAGCAGGACGACCGCACCACCGCGCTCGCCCGCTTCGTCTCCGAGCTGACCACCGAGGACGAGCGACTGCTCCGCGCGCTGCTGGACGAGGCGGAGCCGGGGGATGCGGCTGCCGACGGCGCGGGCCCGCACGGCGCCGCCGACGGCCACCGCCCCGCACCCGGGGCCACGTCGTGA
- a CDS encoding glycosyltransferase, producing MKITFLLHNAYAVGAPLRATLALAAALADRHDVELVSMLRHREVPRCAVDPRLRLVPLVDTRVGSDDMAHPLFGAPALDFPRADPHHHQYSRLVDLRAAEFLRGTDADVLIGTRPGINAYLARFGPRRALRIGRVPLRYDAHGAPLLAELVGPYRALDALVTTTEAEAAHWRARLSLPGVRVLAVPTVVPPPDAPPTGPDAEPAAARAAERGAPTLVAAGPLVPGERFDLLVEAFSAVCAQHPGWRLRIHGEGPERARLRSLIDGLGLAGRAELAGPRTPDGAEFAGATLAASASDAEASGPALAEAMRRGVPVVGIGRPPGPTELLQDGGGGGVLVPPDDGRALVGALLELAEDPERRRAMATAALESARRHGPGQVAECYRALIAELRATRRARFVRRVFSLALAPAPARRNERS from the coding sequence ATGAAGATCACTTTCCTGCTGCACAACGCGTACGCCGTCGGCGCCCCGCTGCGCGCCACCCTCGCGCTCGCCGCCGCGCTCGCCGACCGCCACGACGTCGAGCTGGTCTCGATGCTGCGCCACCGGGAGGTCCCGCGGTGCGCGGTGGACCCCCGGCTGCGCCTGGTGCCGCTGGTGGACACCCGGGTGGGCAGCGACGACATGGCGCACCCGCTGTTCGGCGCGCCCGCGCTGGACTTCCCGCGCGCCGATCCGCACCACCACCAGTACAGCCGGCTGGTCGACCTCCGGGCCGCGGAGTTCCTGCGCGGCACCGACGCCGACGTCCTCATCGGGACCCGGCCGGGCATCAACGCCTATCTGGCCCGCTTCGGCCCCCGCCGGGCCCTGCGGATCGGCCGGGTGCCGCTGCGGTACGACGCGCACGGCGCCCCGCTGCTGGCCGAACTCGTCGGCCCCTACCGGGCGTTGGACGCGCTGGTCACCACCACCGAGGCGGAGGCGGCCCATTGGCGGGCGCGGCTGTCGCTGCCCGGTGTGCGGGTGCTGGCGGTGCCGACCGTCGTCCCGCCGCCGGACGCCCCGCCGACCGGCCCGGACGCGGAACCGGCGGCGGCCCGCGCGGCGGAGCGGGGCGCGCCGACGCTCGTCGCGGCCGGCCCGCTCGTCCCCGGCGAGCGCTTCGACCTGCTCGTCGAGGCGTTCTCCGCGGTCTGCGCCCAACACCCGGGCTGGCGGCTGCGGATCCACGGCGAGGGCCCGGAACGCGCCCGGCTGCGCAGCCTGATCGACGGGCTGGGGCTGGCCGGGCGGGCGGAGTTGGCCGGGCCGCGGACGCCGGACGGGGCGGAGTTCGCGGGCGCGACGCTCGCCGCGTCGGCCTCCGACGCCGAGGCGTCCGGGCCGGCCCTGGCCGAGGCGATGCGGCGCGGCGTCCCGGTCGTCGGCATCGGCCGGCCGCCCGGCCCGACGGAGCTGCTCCAGGACGGCGGCGGGGGCGGGGTGTTGGTGCCGCCCGACGACGGACGAGCCCTGGTGGGGGCGCTGTTGGAGCTGGCCGAGGACCCGGAACGGCGCCGGGCGATGGCCACGGCCGCGCTGGAGAGTGCCCGCCGGCACGGCCCAGGGCAGGTCGCCGAGTGCTACCGGGCGCTGATCGCGGAGCTGCGCGCCACCCGCCGGGCCCGGTTCGTCCGCCGCGTGTTCAGCCTGGCCCTCGCCCCGGCGCCGGCCCGCAGAAACGAACGAAGCTGA
- a CDS encoding ATP-binding protein — MSGRRGPSARLPGTHRVRRWLAAWLRARKPASLRTSFALAFAAGAAGVTVLVGFLSYDAAARLVRMDEKSFFTEVVQDLRAQVQQEPHTVADYATGPGRDPGGPRDELAGATRTDVQVLTADGRIAEAGRPALPVGDGERRLAAQREAGRFEERVAVVGETEYHVATVALGGGRGAVQVAQKFSGTEDLLAALQQRTVLLAAGVIALAGAVGWWLARRITGRLVHLTAAAESVAGHGRVDVQVPVTGRDEVARLGRAFDDMLGRLTVAIRDQQRLVQDAGHELRTPLTSLRTNISLLKRFDELPPDAREELLADLSGEARELTDLVNELVALAAGQHGDDPASEVHLAEVVERAVAATRRRTGREITVRTDRPAVVAGRPAALHRAVGNLLENAAKFDAEGTAPIEVVVTGARVEVLDRGPGIAECDLPYVFDRFYRAPAARGLPGSGLGLAIVREIALTHGGRAFAAPRPGGGARLGFTVARDAPEPADEGAEEVGGAVG; from the coding sequence GTGTCCGGGCGCCGCGGTCCGTCCGCCCGGCTGCCGGGGACCCACCGGGTCCGCCGGTGGCTGGCTGCCTGGCTGCGCGCCCGTAAGCCGGCCAGCCTGCGCACCTCCTTCGCGCTGGCCTTCGCCGCCGGCGCCGCCGGGGTGACGGTGCTGGTCGGGTTCCTCAGCTACGACGCGGCGGCCCGGCTGGTGCGGATGGACGAGAAGTCGTTCTTCACCGAGGTCGTCCAGGACCTGCGGGCCCAGGTGCAACAGGAGCCGCACACGGTCGCCGACTACGCCACCGGCCCCGGCCGCGACCCCGGCGGGCCGCGGGACGAACTGGCCGGCGCCACCCGCACAGACGTCCAGGTGCTCACCGCCGACGGGCGGATCGCCGAGGCCGGGCGCCCCGCGCTCCCGGTGGGCGACGGCGAACGCCGCCTGGCCGCCCAGCGGGAGGCCGGCCGCTTCGAGGAACGGGTCGCCGTCGTCGGCGAGACGGAGTACCACGTCGCCACGGTGGCGCTCGGCGGCGGCCGCGGCGCCGTCCAGGTCGCCCAGAAGTTCAGCGGCACCGAGGACCTGCTCGCCGCGCTCCAACAGCGCACCGTGCTGCTGGCCGCCGGGGTGATCGCGCTGGCCGGGGCCGTCGGCTGGTGGCTGGCCCGCCGGATCACCGGGCGGCTGGTCCATCTGACCGCGGCCGCGGAGAGCGTCGCCGGGCACGGCCGGGTCGATGTGCAGGTGCCGGTGACCGGCCGGGACGAGGTCGCCCGGCTCGGCCGGGCCTTCGACGACATGCTCGGCCGGCTGACCGTCGCGATCCGCGACCAGCAGCGGCTCGTCCAGGACGCCGGGCACGAGCTGCGCACCCCGCTGACCTCGCTGCGCACCAACATCTCGCTGCTCAAGCGCTTCGACGAGCTGCCGCCGGACGCCCGCGAGGAGCTCCTCGCCGACCTGTCCGGCGAGGCCCGCGAACTGACCGATCTCGTCAACGAGTTGGTCGCGCTGGCCGCCGGACAGCACGGCGACGACCCGGCGTCCGAGGTGCACCTGGCCGAGGTCGTCGAGCGGGCGGTGGCCGCGACCCGCCGGCGCACCGGCCGGGAGATCACCGTGCGCACCGACCGCCCGGCGGTGGTCGCGGGCCGCCCGGCCGCCCTGCACCGGGCGGTCGGCAACCTCCTGGAGAACGCCGCCAAGTTCGACGCCGAGGGGACCGCGCCGATCGAGGTGGTGGTCACCGGCGCCCGCGTCGAGGTCCTCGACCGCGGCCCCGGCATCGCCGAGTGCGACCTGCCCTACGTCTTCGACCGCTTCTACCGCGCCCCGGCCGCCCGCGGCCTCCCCGGCTCGGGCCTGGGCCTGGCCATCGTCCGTGAGATAGCCCTGACCCACGGCGGCCGGGCCTTCGCCGCTCCCCGCCCCGGCGGCGGCGCCCGCCTGGGCTTCACGGTCGCGAGGGACGCCCCGGAGCCGGCCGACGAAGGGGCGGAGGAGGTCGGGGGCGCGGTGGGGTGA
- a CDS encoding GH25 family lysozyme — MLHGVDVSSYNTGYSATGLDFVLIKATEGRSYVNPHQSAQAARAREAGAVVGFYHFLWPGNIAAQARYFVERCASAHGDVLAADWETTGAGSYASNAQKDQFLQEVKKLRPTHRVLLYCNRDFWLHRDTTSYAADGLWIADYVAAGHPRIKAKWRIHQYTDTPLDKNVASFGSRAELKKWAHPA; from the coding sequence ATGCTGCACGGTGTCGATGTCAGCTCCTACAACACCGGATATTCCGCCACGGGACTGGACTTCGTCCTGATCAAGGCGACCGAGGGCCGCTCCTACGTCAATCCGCACCAGTCGGCGCAGGCGGCGCGGGCCCGCGAGGCGGGGGCCGTGGTCGGCTTCTACCACTTCCTGTGGCCGGGCAACATCGCCGCCCAGGCCCGCTACTTCGTGGAGAGGTGCGCGTCGGCGCACGGCGACGTCCTGGCCGCGGACTGGGAGACCACCGGCGCCGGCTCCTACGCCAGCAACGCGCAGAAGGACCAGTTCCTCCAGGAGGTCAAGAAGCTGCGCCCCACCCACCGGGTGCTGCTCTACTGCAACCGCGACTTCTGGCTGCACCGTGACACCACCTCGTACGCCGCGGACGGGCTGTGGATCGCCGACTACGTCGCGGCCGGGCACCCGCGGATCAAGGCGAAGTGGCGGATCCACCAGTACACCGACACCCCGCTGGACAAGAACGTCGCCTCCTTCGGCAGCAGGGCCGAGCTCAAGAAGTGGGCGCACCCCGCATAA
- a CDS encoding response regulator transcription factor, producing MTHSVLLAEDDRPIRTALERALTLEGYRVTAVADGIQALAAAHRERPDVILLDVMMPGIDGLQVCQVLRAEQDRTPILMLTARVETADRIAGLDAGADDYVVKPFEIEEVFARLRALLRRTAQPSRAADGAGPGEGYDARAAESGVVEAADLRIDGPSRRAWRGERELELTRTEFELLELLARNAGIVLDHSTIYDRIWGYDFGPGSKNLAVYVGYLRRKVDVPGSRPLIHTVRGVGYVLRED from the coding sequence GTGACCCACTCCGTGCTGCTGGCCGAGGACGACCGCCCCATCCGCACCGCGCTGGAACGCGCGCTGACCCTGGAGGGCTACCGCGTCACCGCCGTCGCCGACGGCATCCAGGCGCTGGCCGCCGCCCACCGCGAACGGCCGGACGTGATCCTGCTGGACGTGATGATGCCGGGGATCGACGGGCTCCAGGTCTGCCAGGTGCTCCGCGCCGAACAGGACCGCACCCCGATCCTGATGCTCACCGCCCGGGTCGAGACCGCGGACCGGATCGCCGGACTCGACGCCGGCGCCGACGACTACGTGGTCAAGCCGTTCGAGATCGAGGAGGTCTTCGCCCGGCTGCGGGCGCTGCTGCGGCGCACCGCCCAGCCGTCGCGGGCGGCCGACGGCGCCGGGCCCGGCGAGGGGTACGACGCCCGGGCCGCGGAGAGCGGCGTCGTCGAGGCGGCCGACCTGCGGATCGACGGCCCCTCGCGGCGCGCCTGGCGCGGGGAGCGCGAACTGGAGCTGACCCGCACCGAGTTCGAGCTGCTGGAGCTGCTGGCCCGGAATGCCGGGATCGTCCTGGACCACTCGACGATCTACGACCGGATATGGGGCTACGACTTCGGACCCGGCTCGAAGAACCTCGCGGTCTACGTCGGCTATCTGCGGCGGAAGGTGGACGTGCCGGGCAGCCGGCCGCTGATCCACACGGTGCGCGGCGTCGGCTACGTCCTCCGGGAGGACTGA
- a CDS encoding DsbA family protein, producing the protein MPASASPARKLAAVGAVLALVVAVIAVAVAVGKAVENGRDTAPGAAASVTPQEDDGQQKLYDDLAKRTSRRTAGDPLALGKPDAPVVLVEYADYQCSFCGRFNRETKPDLVKKYVEDGTLRIEFRNFTIYGADSERAARASWAAGQQGKFWQLHDELYAKTRKGDALAEDKLVELARTAGVPDLDKFRTDLNSPAAEQALKKDQEEGYQIGVQSTPSFLINGRPVAGAQETRLFEQTIEQAAASARHKGAGAGK; encoded by the coding sequence ATGCCCGCTTCCGCTTCCCCTGCCCGCAAACTCGCCGCCGTTGGCGCGGTCCTCGCGCTGGTGGTGGCGGTGATCGCCGTCGCCGTCGCGGTCGGCAAGGCCGTCGAGAACGGTCGGGACACCGCCCCCGGCGCCGCCGCCTCCGTCACGCCCCAGGAGGACGACGGCCAGCAGAAGCTGTACGACGACCTCGCCAAGCGCACCAGCCGCCGCACCGCCGGCGACCCGCTGGCCCTCGGCAAGCCCGACGCCCCGGTCGTGCTGGTCGAATACGCCGACTACCAGTGCTCGTTCTGCGGCCGCTTCAACCGCGAGACCAAGCCCGACCTGGTCAAGAAGTACGTCGAGGACGGCACCCTGCGGATCGAGTTCCGCAACTTCACCATCTACGGCGCCGACTCCGAGCGCGCCGCCCGCGCCTCCTGGGCCGCCGGCCAGCAGGGCAAGTTCTGGCAGTTGCACGACGAGCTCTACGCCAAGACCCGCAAGGGCGACGCGCTCGCCGAGGACAAGCTGGTCGAGCTGGCCCGCACCGCCGGCGTGCCCGACCTGGACAAGTTCCGCACCGACCTGAACTCCCCGGCCGCCGAGCAGGCGTTGAAGAAGGACCAGGAGGAGGGCTACCAGATCGGCGTGCAGTCCACCCCGTCCTTCCTGATCAACGGCCGGCCGGTCGCCGGCGCGCAGGAGACCCGGCTCTTCGAGCAGACCATCGAGCAGGCCGCCGCGAGCGCGCGCCACAAGGGCGCGGGGGCCGGCAAGTGA
- a CDS encoding M56 family metallopeptidase, protein MIFAVWVPLLMPLLAVPAARRLAESLPPRAAAWLLTGCAAVLAACTAAALGLLAVAGALRLPPVAAFGHLQRGLPGTDAVVTVPAAPIAGALLACGVIAVARRALRHRAELRAARRAADGHALAGDLCVLPDAVPDAYALPGRPDRVVVTAGMLRALPSAEREALFAHERAHLAGRHHLFLLTVALAAAWHPLLRGLRAPLAYALERWADEAAASRVGDRQLTARAIGRAALATRTHPAAPPRPGPALAATTGPVPRRVAALLGPEPPTARPRRAVPGAHRLIAAALLACVAFSAAGAVDAAADLHQNVETAQGEHPGR, encoded by the coding sequence GTGATCTTCGCCGTCTGGGTCCCGCTGCTGATGCCGCTGCTGGCGGTGCCCGCCGCCCGCCGGCTCGCCGAGTCGCTGCCGCCGCGGGCGGCGGCCTGGCTGCTGACCGGCTGCGCCGCCGTGCTCGCCGCCTGCACGGCCGCGGCGCTCGGCCTGCTCGCGGTCGCCGGGGCGCTGCGGCTGCCGCCGGTCGCCGCCTTCGGCCACCTCCAGCGCGGGCTGCCGGGCACCGACGCGGTGGTGACCGTCCCGGCCGCCCCGATCGCCGGCGCGCTGCTGGCCTGCGGCGTGATCGCCGTCGCCCGCCGCGCGCTGCGGCACCGCGCCGAGCTGCGCGCCGCCCGGCGCGCCGCCGACGGCCACGCCCTCGCCGGCGACCTGTGCGTCCTGCCGGACGCGGTGCCCGACGCCTACGCCCTCCCCGGCCGCCCGGACCGGGTGGTGGTCACCGCCGGGATGCTGCGCGCGCTGCCGTCGGCCGAGCGGGAGGCCCTGTTCGCCCATGAGCGCGCTCATCTCGCCGGCCGCCACCACCTCTTCCTGCTGACCGTCGCGCTGGCCGCGGCCTGGCACCCGCTGCTGCGCGGCCTGCGCGCCCCGCTGGCGTACGCGCTGGAGCGCTGGGCGGACGAGGCCGCCGCCTCCCGGGTGGGCGACCGCCAGCTCACCGCCCGCGCGATCGGCCGCGCCGCGCTGGCGACCCGCACTCACCCCGCGGCCCCGCCCCGCCCCGGCCCCGCGCTCGCCGCGACGACCGGCCCGGTCCCCCGCCGCGTCGCCGCCCTGCTCGGCCCCGAGCCCCCGACGGCCCGCCCCCGCCGCGCCGTCCCCGGTGCCCACCGCCTGATAGCCGCCGCCCTACTGGCCTGCGTCGCCTTCTCCGCCGCGGGCGCGGTGGACGCCGCGGCCGACCTCCACCAGAACGTGGAAACGGCGCAGGGCGAGCATCCGGGGCGGTAG
- a CDS encoding cytochrome c biogenesis CcdA family protein codes for MTGDIGYLAAFLGGALALISPCSALLLPAFFAYSLASPGRLLARTGVFYLGLATTLVPLGAASTAASKLFNGNRDLLIAVGGWLVIALGLAQIVGLGFASRRAQEAAARITPRTALSTFLLGCVYGLAGFCAGPILGSVLTVTAVSGSPVYGASMLAVYALGMALPLFVLALLWDRFRLGTRGWLRGREFALGRLRLHTTSVISGLFFIGIGVLFLTFNGTSALPGIVDADSDMRVEKWAAQLGNAVPNAVLLAVAALAVAAVLGWIALRPDRKRDAGARRGAAESDDFDGASG; via the coding sequence GTGACCGGCGACATCGGCTACCTCGCCGCGTTCCTCGGCGGGGCGCTCGCGCTGATCAGCCCGTGCAGCGCCCTGCTGCTCCCGGCGTTCTTCGCCTACTCGCTGGCCAGCCCCGGCCGGCTGCTGGCCCGCACCGGGGTGTTCTACCTGGGGCTGGCCACCACCCTGGTGCCGCTGGGCGCTGCCAGCACCGCCGCCAGCAAGCTCTTCAACGGCAACCGCGACCTGCTGATCGCGGTCGGCGGCTGGCTGGTCATCGCGCTCGGCCTGGCGCAGATCGTCGGCCTGGGCTTCGCCTCCCGGCGCGCGCAGGAGGCGGCCGCCCGGATAACCCCGCGCACCGCCCTGTCGACCTTCCTGCTCGGCTGCGTCTACGGCCTGGCCGGCTTCTGCGCCGGGCCGATCCTCGGCTCGGTGCTGACCGTGACCGCGGTCAGCGGCTCCCCGGTCTACGGCGCCTCGATGCTCGCCGTCTACGCGCTGGGCATGGCGCTGCCGCTCTTCGTGCTCGCCCTGCTCTGGGACCGCTTCCGGCTCGGCACCCGGGGCTGGCTGCGCGGCCGCGAGTTCGCGCTCGGCCGGCTGCGGCTGCACACCACGTCGGTGATCTCCGGGCTGTTCTTCATCGGCATCGGCGTGCTGTTCCTGACCTTCAACGGGACCAGCGCGCTGCCCGGGATCGTCGACGCGGACTCCGACATGAGGGTGGAGAAGTGGGCGGCCCAACTGGGCAACGCCGTGCCGAACGCGGTCCTGCTGGCGGTCGCCGCGCTGGCCGTCGCCGCCGTGCTCGGCTGGATCGCCCTGCGCCCGGACCGCAAACGGGACGCCGGGGCCCGGCGCGGCGCGGCGGAGTCCGACGACTTTGACGGCGCGTCCGGCTAG